The Eleginops maclovinus isolate JMC-PN-2008 ecotype Puerto Natales chromosome 3, JC_Emac_rtc_rv5, whole genome shotgun sequence genome includes a region encoding these proteins:
- the popdc3 gene encoding popeye domain-containing protein 3, translated as MEHLDVEALNFTVEAVTGQPLCEEWRESAEGSVFHLANILLFLGFMGGSGFYGLLYLFTFLTLGFFCSTLWAWGDPCTTDSFLWSFALFGVCLGQLLHVSYRLRSVSLSEDFQELYNCMFKKLGVSLTHFGKIVTCCEGDIHTLERDQCFAVEGKTAIDKLSVLLSGRIRVTVNGEFLHYIYPFQFLDSPEWDSLRPSEEGVFQVTLRADNPCRYVAWRRKKLYLLFAKHRYIAKIFALVVRNDITDKLYSLNDKAFDNSGHRYDLRLPSYCHMPGTELEKADVFLQVPLQGPRTA; from the exons ATGGAGCATCTGGACGTGGAGGCTCTGAACTTCACGGTGGAGGCTGTGACGGGGCAGCCTCTGTGTGAGGAGTGGCGGGAGTCCGCGGAGGGCTCCGTGTTCCACCTCGCcaacatcctcctcttccttggCTTCATGGGTGGCAGTGGTTTCTACGGCCTCCTCTACCTCTTCACCTTCCTCACTCTGGGCTTCTTCTGCTCCACCCTATGGGCCTGGGGGGACCCGTGTACCACGGACTCTTTCCTGTGGAGCTTTGCCCTGTTCGGGGTGTGTCTGGGACAGTTGCTGCATGTCTCCTACCGCCTGAGGAGCGTGTCCCTCAGTGAGGACTTCCAGGAGCTCTACAACTGCATGTTCAAGAAGCTGGGGGTGTCGCTCACACACTTCGGGAAGATAGTGACCTGCTGTGAGGGGGACATCCACACCTTAGAGAGGGACCAGTGCTTCGCCGTGGAGGGGAAGACCGCCATAGACAAGCTGTCAGTGCTGCTGTCCGGCAG AATCCGTGTGACGGTTAACGGGGAGTTCCTGCATTACATCTACCCCTTCCAGTTCCTGGATTCACCTGAGTGGGACTCTCTCCGACCTTCAGAGGAGGGGGTATTCCAG GTGACGCTGCGTGCCGATAACCCCTGCAGATATGTGgcgtggaggaggaagaaactCTATCTGCTCTTTGCCAAACATCGCTACATAGCTAAGATCTTTGCCCTGGTGGTGCGCAACGATATCACAGACAAGCTGTACTCTCTCAACGACAAGGCTTTCGACAACTCCGGGCACCGCTACGACCTGCGCTTACCCAGTTACTGTCACATGCCTGGGACCGAATTAGAAAAGGCAGATGTCTTCCTGCAAGTGCCGCTGCAGGGGCCAAGGACTGcctaa